Proteins encoded in a region of the Zunongwangia endophytica genome:
- a CDS encoding pectinesterase family protein encodes MKYRISIKYQPFFILNLFLLFFFSLNSASGQNLAFPGAEGFGRYTKGGRDGIVYKVTNLDDSGEGSLRKGIQKKEPRIIVFEVSGTINLESSLDINRGDLTIAGQTAPGGGITLKGYPIKVKANNVIIQYLRFRMGDINGVEDDALGGRGNSDIMIDHCSISWATDENSSFYWNKNFTMQWCIISEALNRSVHHKGAHGYGGIWGGQNASFHHNLIASNSSRNPRFGGSSSVPNKEDELVDFRNNVIFNWGFNSIYGGEKGRYNVVNNYFKPGPATKEDVKDRILNPSKPYGQFFVAGNYVEGSQTVSRDNWKGGVQCDDPAKTKASKMFDILNNINTEEAYAAYNNVLKQAGASLYRDEVDQRIITEVRSGKTTLENGIIDSQEDVGGWPNLKNGKSKKDSDGDGIPDEWEKVNNLNPNKNDATQYQLSEQYTNLEIYIQELTKSAQYDFIVASDGSGDFKTLKVLINKLPDFRKNATRVFIKNGIYKEKLVLPASKTNIQFIGESKDSTIITYDDYASKLNRFGEGLGTTGSTSFFIFGDHFFAENITFENSAGRVGQAVAVRVDGNKAHFKNCNFLGNQDTLYLHGKNSQQFYENCYIEGTVDFIFGWSSAVFYQCKIKSKRDGYVTAASTEEGAKYGIVFIECDFTAEGIEANSVYLGRPWRNYAQTVLINCHLGDHIRIEGWHNWGKPEAEETVFYAEYNSTGPGASNNRVDWAKSLSKKRANNFIRILENIKEKE; translated from the coding sequence ATGAAATACCGAATATCGATAAAATATCAGCCTTTTTTTATACTGAATCTTTTTCTATTATTTTTCTTTAGTTTAAACTCTGCTTCAGGACAAAATCTGGCATTTCCTGGTGCTGAAGGTTTTGGGAGATACACCAAAGGAGGAAGAGATGGTATCGTTTATAAAGTAACGAATCTTGACGACAGCGGGGAAGGAAGTCTTAGAAAAGGAATTCAAAAAAAAGAACCAAGGATTATCGTTTTTGAGGTTTCAGGAACCATTAATTTAGAATCATCTTTAGATATAAATCGCGGTGATCTCACTATAGCCGGGCAAACAGCACCGGGAGGAGGAATCACTTTAAAAGGATATCCGATAAAAGTTAAGGCGAATAACGTCATCATTCAATATTTACGGTTTAGGATGGGCGATATTAATGGTGTAGAAGACGATGCTCTAGGAGGTCGCGGTAATTCAGATATTATGATCGATCATTGCTCGATAAGTTGGGCAACAGACGAAAATTCTTCATTTTATTGGAACAAAAATTTCACCATGCAGTGGTGTATAATTTCAGAAGCATTAAATAGATCGGTACATCATAAAGGTGCACATGGTTATGGCGGAATCTGGGGCGGGCAAAATGCCAGTTTTCATCATAATTTAATTGCAAGCAATAGTAGTAGAAATCCACGTTTCGGAGGATCGTCTTCGGTTCCTAATAAAGAAGATGAACTGGTCGATTTCAGAAATAATGTCATTTTTAATTGGGGATTCAATAGTATTTATGGTGGCGAAAAAGGACGATACAATGTGGTAAATAATTACTTTAAACCTGGGCCTGCCACAAAAGAAGATGTAAAAGACCGAATTTTAAATCCTAGTAAACCTTACGGCCAATTTTTCGTAGCCGGAAATTATGTAGAAGGTTCACAAACTGTGAGTAGAGATAACTGGAAAGGTGGTGTACAATGTGACGATCCGGCTAAAACTAAAGCATCTAAAATGTTCGATATTTTGAATAATATTAATACTGAAGAAGCTTATGCTGCTTACAACAATGTCCTGAAACAAGCCGGTGCCAGTCTTTATAGAGATGAGGTGGATCAACGAATAATTACAGAAGTAAGATCTGGTAAAACCACTCTTGAAAACGGAATTATAGATTCACAGGAAGACGTTGGTGGATGGCCCAATCTAAAAAATGGAAAAAGTAAAAAAGATAGCGATGGCGATGGAATACCAGATGAATGGGAGAAAGTAAATAATCTAAATCCTAATAAAAACGACGCTACGCAATATCAATTAAGTGAGCAGTATACCAATCTCGAAATTTACATTCAGGAATTAACAAAATCGGCCCAGTATGATTTTATCGTAGCAAGTGATGGGAGTGGCGATTTTAAAACCCTTAAAGTACTAATTAACAAACTGCCCGATTTCAGAAAAAATGCGACGCGAGTGTTTATAAAAAATGGGATTTATAAAGAAAAACTGGTTTTACCAGCTTCTAAAACCAATATTCAGTTTATCGGGGAAAGTAAAGACAGTACAATAATTACTTATGATGATTATGCGAGCAAACTTAATCGCTTTGGGGAAGGTTTGGGAACAACAGGATCGACGTCTTTCTTTATTTTTGGGGACCATTTTTTTGCAGAAAACATTACTTTCGAAAATAGTGCCGGTCGCGTGGGGCAAGCCGTAGCCGTTAGGGTAGACGGAAACAAAGCTCATTTTAAGAATTGCAATTTTCTGGGCAATCAGGATACGCTTTATCTACATGGCAAAAATAGTCAGCAATTTTATGAAAACTGTTATATCGAGGGAACGGTAGATTTTATTTTTGGCTGGTCTTCAGCCGTATTTTATCAATGTAAGATTAAAAGTAAACGAGACGGCTATGTGACAGCAGCTTCTACCGAAGAAGGTGCGAAATACGGTATTGTTTTTATAGAATGTGATTTTACTGCGGAAGGAATTGAAGCAAATTCGGTTTACCTTGGAAGACCATGGAGAAATTATGCGCAAACAGTCCTTATCAATTGTCATCTTGGAGATCATATTAGAATTGAAGGCTGGCATAACTGGGGAAAACCAGAAGCTGAGGAAACCGTGTTTTATGCAGAATATAATTCAACCGGCCCGGGTGCATCAAATAATCGGGTTGATTGGGCAAAAAGCTTATCTAAAAAACGAGCGAATAACTTTATTAGGATATTGGAAAATATAAAAGAAAAGGAATAG
- a CDS encoding fibronectin type III domain-containing protein: protein MVFNILRGLKIKYALNIFVILVGVIMFSACEKDDEDFDRTRLFRPVLNEDLYSEGNVIIVNLGNMRSAESYTIEVSRDTFANVDFTIETDTNYVEINEDLIGQELYWNTLYQIRATAHADDPEFDSKISDLGNVRTQRFPSILNVPSRFDVIDTAARVTWTAAGAPVTGIQIYAAEDLSLNTPLFEERSVNQEERDSTEATVTGLDPDTEYQIALYSEDQLRGWVNYTTLPMDIDPNDANVIDIRGATDSLAVSNAVASAPDGAVVLISRGSVYKFPEQNLNKSITIRATYGFGEKQAMLYTTGNWDIDDNSNIDHVRFIDLKLRGEDYTGDYVFNPNRSNVNVGEVLFEKCHISNFRGIMRIRTTVQVEEFTISNSIVDTIGGYGILTTDTDPSTDTPTASVQEINLLNSSFNYIDTGIQSRNNSQSITINGCSFANFINTGGQFFRYRGGDGNDNVTNGITISNSIFGHSWDLSDSDNYGIQGIGQGLGNTNFNIVNNYSTANFFFSGGEIPGFPIANYNGTQDDLWMNVATENNFNFQDRGFSGRFDTGDPRWRIEL, encoded by the coding sequence ATGGTTTTTAATATATTAAGAGGACTTAAAATTAAGTATGCCCTAAATATTTTTGTTATTCTTGTTGGAGTGATCATGTTTAGTGCTTGTGAAAAAGATGATGAGGATTTTGATAGAACACGTCTTTTTAGACCCGTTTTAAATGAAGATCTATATTCTGAAGGAAACGTAATTATCGTAAATCTAGGTAATATGCGGAGTGCTGAATCGTATACGATAGAAGTTAGTCGTGATACGTTTGCTAATGTAGATTTTACAATAGAAACAGATACTAATTATGTAGAGATTAACGAAGATTTAATCGGTCAAGAACTCTATTGGAACACTTTATATCAAATTAGAGCAACAGCGCATGCTGATGATCCTGAATTTGATAGTAAAATTTCAGATCTGGGAAATGTAAGAACCCAAAGATTTCCATCAATACTGAATGTTCCAAGTCGCTTTGATGTGATCGATACGGCTGCCAGGGTAACCTGGACGGCAGCAGGAGCTCCGGTAACCGGAATCCAGATATATGCTGCGGAAGATCTTTCTTTAAATACGCCACTTTTCGAAGAACGATCGGTGAATCAGGAAGAAAGGGATTCAACTGAAGCTACCGTTACAGGTTTAGACCCAGATACCGAATATCAGATCGCGCTGTATAGTGAAGATCAATTAAGAGGTTGGGTAAATTATACTACTTTACCAATGGATATCGATCCTAATGATGCTAATGTTATAGATATTAGAGGTGCTACAGATTCGCTGGCGGTTTCTAATGCAGTTGCGTCTGCTCCAGATGGTGCAGTTGTTTTAATTTCTAGAGGAAGCGTTTATAAATTTCCGGAGCAAAACTTAAATAAATCCATTACCATTCGTGCAACTTACGGTTTTGGTGAAAAACAAGCCATGCTGTACACTACAGGTAACTGGGATATAGATGATAATTCAAACATTGATCATGTTCGATTTATAGATCTTAAACTTCGAGGAGAGGATTATACTGGTGATTACGTATTCAATCCAAACAGAAGCAATGTAAATGTAGGTGAAGTATTATTTGAAAAATGTCATATTTCTAATTTTAGAGGGATAATGAGAATAAGAACAACAGTGCAGGTAGAAGAATTTACCATTAGTAATTCTATCGTAGACACTATTGGAGGATACGGAATACTTACTACTGACACTGATCCATCTACAGATACACCAACTGCATCGGTACAGGAGATCAACTTATTGAACAGTTCATTTAATTATATCGATACCGGGATTCAGTCTAGAAACAACTCACAGTCTATAACCATAAACGGTTGTTCCTTTGCCAATTTTATCAATACCGGAGGCCAGTTTTTTAGATATAGAGGAGGTGATGGTAATGATAACGTAACTAACGGAATTACGATAAGTAATTCAATATTTGGGCATAGTTGGGATTTAAGCGATAGCGATAACTACGGAATCCAGGGAATTGGCCAGGGATTAGGAAATACCAACTTCAATATTGTAAATAACTATTCTACGGCGAATTTCTTCTTTAGTGGGGGCGAAATTCCAGGTTTCCCAATTGCGAATTACAATGGTACCCAGGATGATCTTTGGATGAATGTAGCTACTGAGAATAATTTTAATTTTCAGGATAGAGGATTCTCAGGAAGATTTGATACTGGTGATCCACGATGGAGAATAGAATTATAG
- a CDS encoding RagB/SusD family nutrient uptake outer membrane protein: MKNRILYIIFLGILTISCSDDFMEPVSRSTFDNQYIYSNVDDARNGVNAVYSYFNQDAFRSRLSNNMAGNTDIEHASGWTSESDRYQIWDLEALPSNRDLDIVWTYAYRAIRDANISIESIKASGSLESEDPNEQSDFYQLLGEAYTLRAYWYSMLIFYFGDVPYVTSAPVAGDDFNLPKTDRNEILSGVIQDLIDVESNMKWADELPYGIEQVSREYTLGMIARLSLQRGGYFLTPDLSMDRESDYLDYYQIAKDYSQKLIELKDRSLPEDFRQVFLNQAKFISPVNSDILFEVPFSTNSGDVGWNIGMTVIGGPTASHDYGSGNNYMSIPPTYYFSFDTLDIRRDVTCGLYQINEQFEKEFVEASYDISQGKWSRHFLDNPPGASSAKGTGINWPMLRYSDVLLMYAEAENELNGPTASAQEALARVRQRAFEDTFWPEKVDQYINSISGSKESFFEAIVDERAWEFGGEMIRKYELIRWGIYAEKTKETVEELKNLADAAFAGTTNLPIYMYWRTDESGDFEILNPNRKVVAPPDETWNQVPFLLSLHSDETQYQEWILYDWENYYNGPNPGVARYIFPIPTIAIENSQGTLKNDGYGF, translated from the coding sequence ATGAAAAATAGAATTTTATATATCATATTTTTAGGGATTTTGACGATCTCCTGTTCAGACGATTTTATGGAACCGGTATCAAGATCGACCTTTGATAATCAATATATTTACTCAAATGTAGATGATGCCAGAAATGGGGTTAACGCAGTTTATTCCTATTTTAATCAGGATGCGTTTAGATCTCGATTATCTAATAATATGGCAGGGAATACCGATATAGAACATGCATCTGGCTGGACCAGTGAGTCAGACCGGTATCAAATTTGGGATCTGGAAGCTTTACCAAGTAACCGTGACTTAGATATTGTATGGACATACGCTTATAGAGCAATTAGGGATGCAAATATTTCTATAGAAAGTATAAAAGCTAGTGGCTCATTGGAATCTGAAGATCCAAACGAACAATCTGATTTTTATCAATTATTGGGTGAGGCGTACACTTTAAGAGCGTATTGGTACAGCATGCTTATCTTTTATTTTGGAGATGTACCTTATGTAACATCAGCACCAGTTGCTGGAGATGATTTCAATTTGCCAAAAACAGATCGAAATGAAATTCTTTCCGGAGTTATTCAGGATCTAATTGATGTCGAATCTAATATGAAATGGGCAGATGAATTGCCTTACGGAATAGAACAAGTAAGCCGTGAATACACTTTGGGAATGATTGCAAGATTATCCTTGCAAAGAGGTGGTTATTTTTTAACTCCAGACCTAAGCATGGATAGGGAAAGTGATTATTTAGATTACTATCAAATTGCAAAAGATTATTCCCAGAAATTAATTGAATTAAAGGATCGCTCTTTACCTGAAGATTTTAGACAGGTATTTTTAAATCAGGCAAAATTCATTTCACCTGTAAATAGCGATATTTTGTTTGAAGTTCCCTTTTCTACAAATAGTGGAGATGTAGGTTGGAATATAGGTATGACTGTTATAGGTGGCCCAACAGCATCACATGATTATGGATCGGGAAATAATTATATGTCTATTCCTCCTACCTATTATTTTTCTTTTGATACATTGGATATCCGTAGAGATGTTACCTGCGGATTGTACCAAATAAATGAACAATTTGAGAAAGAATTCGTAGAAGCTTCTTACGATATTTCACAAGGTAAATGGAGTAGGCACTTTTTAGATAACCCACCAGGAGCATCTTCAGCAAAAGGAACAGGAATAAACTGGCCAATGCTTAGATATTCTGATGTTTTATTAATGTACGCAGAAGCCGAAAATGAATTAAACGGCCCAACAGCTTCAGCACAGGAAGCTCTTGCAAGAGTAAGACAACGTGCTTTTGAAGATACATTCTGGCCAGAAAAAGTGGATCAATATATTAATTCTATTTCTGGATCTAAAGAAAGCTTTTTCGAAGCAATAGTCGATGAAAGAGCTTGGGAGTTTGGTGGCGAAATGATTAGAAAGTATGAGTTAATTCGTTGGGGTATTTATGCTGAAAAAACAAAAGAAACCGTAGAAGAATTAAAAAATCTAGCTGATGCTGCATTTGCAGGAACTACAAACCTGCCAATTTATATGTATTGGAGAACTGATGAAAGCGGCGATTTTGAGATCTTGAATCCTAATCGAAAAGTAGTTGCTCCGCCAGATGAAACCTGGAATCAGGTTCCGTTTTTATTAAGCCTGCATAGTGACGAAACTCAATATCAGGAATGGATTCTTTACGATTGGGAAAATTACTACAATGGTCCAAATCCAGGTGTGGCAAGATATATATTCCCAATACCTACAATTGCTATCGAGAACAGTCAGGGAACTTTAAAAAATGATGGTTATGGTTTTTAA
- a CDS encoding SusC/RagA family TonB-linked outer membrane protein, with protein sequence MKYNYHKMKNSYLKITKFELKKNEILSFVIFVLFAFTGYSQEITGIVKDTKTGEPLMGVTVLEKGTQNGAVTDFDGNFNITVSSTNTILVFSYVGFKTQERNLDGAKTIEVALEEDLNQLGEVVVVDYGYGNVKKEDMTGSVATMSSKEFAKIPVSSAAEALAGRLPGVNVQTADGEPGAAINIRVRGGGSITQDNSPLYVVDGFIVGGINDIPPNDIETINVLKDAAATAIYGAQAANGVVVVTTKSPIVGRVSIDYNNFFQWNFLPKDRKYEVLSPYEYVFANYEYAKLRSEADVRNYERYFGVYDDIDLYRSMNGTDWQDELFGDAKVTQFHNLTVSGGTQQTKVRLSVSNNNDEGLLLGSGYERTAINFKLNQQLVEDKLDLDVSARITDTEIDGAGTSRNAQIGIKEAVQTRPVNGLADELDIDLNQLGSDNDFQQFLLSLISPVELSKQDWRKRTENDYVLNAAVNWNILDNLSFKTTYTRSKDYREELRFYGPLTGESFNNGGSLPLGYKDNRESYSYRWLNTLNFKYKELENHSFDLLLGHEVYSNGGDQSFIRAEDFRLSITPEELFANMAFGRVDNQYTREFTESNRLSFFGRLDYQFMGKYLATVTVRADESSKFSKENRLGIFPAVALAWKIDQEDWLKDSDAINSLKLRVSYGQTGNDRIDNTATQFLFSATTNRGPGFGNTDNVYYTPSSDVLYNPDLVWETTINRNLGLDFGLFRNRLNGSLDVYYNTTKDLLLRSAIPNNTGFAEQWNNIGSTSNRGVELGFNAYIVENEDFNFSTTFNFGLNRAKIEELDGTDERFFRSNWASTDLNNINDYYLKLGGTIGDIYGYVTDGYYMVDDFESYDEVAEEYILKEGVPASGAVVGNSDIRPGFLKLKDINGDGVINADDRQVIGNTLPKFQGGLGFNASWKGFDASIFFNFQYGNDVYNTGKIQFNQFRRVTYGNLLQTMSTDNRYTYIDASGDITGTPGGIVTDLDQLAELNQDKNMWSHASHGIAGAVVHSWAIEDGSFVRLNNLTLGYSLPKDLISKVGMNQFRIYASGRNLHIWTNYSGYDPEVSTSGSNLTPGVDYSSFPRSRSYTLGLNLTF encoded by the coding sequence ATGAAATACAACTACCATAAGATGAAAAATTCTTATTTGAAAATCACAAAATTTGAGCTTAAGAAGAATGAAATTTTGAGTTTCGTGATTTTTGTTCTATTTGCTTTTACGGGTTATTCCCAGGAAATAACAGGTATAGTGAAAGATACTAAAACAGGTGAACCTTTAATGGGGGTAACGGTTTTAGAAAAAGGTACGCAAAATGGTGCGGTAACAGATTTTGACGGTAATTTTAATATTACTGTTTCGAGTACAAATACGATATTGGTGTTTTCCTATGTAGGTTTTAAAACTCAAGAGAGAAACTTGGATGGAGCTAAGACTATAGAAGTTGCATTGGAAGAGGATCTAAATCAGTTAGGCGAAGTTGTTGTGGTAGATTATGGATATGGTAATGTAAAGAAGGAAGATATGACTGGATCTGTTGCCACAATGTCAAGCAAAGAATTTGCAAAAATTCCTGTCTCCAGTGCAGCTGAGGCATTAGCAGGTAGACTACCAGGGGTTAATGTGCAAACTGCAGATGGGGAACCTGGTGCTGCGATTAATATTAGAGTTCGTGGTGGCGGATCTATAACGCAAGATAACTCACCTTTGTACGTGGTGGACGGCTTTATTGTTGGCGGTATAAACGATATTCCACCTAATGATATAGAGACTATTAATGTTTTGAAAGATGCCGCTGCTACGGCAATTTATGGTGCTCAAGCTGCGAATGGAGTAGTTGTTGTAACTACAAAAAGTCCAATCGTTGGTAGAGTTTCTATAGATTATAACAATTTTTTTCAATGGAACTTTCTTCCTAAAGATAGGAAATATGAAGTTTTATCTCCTTACGAATACGTTTTCGCTAATTATGAATATGCAAAACTAAGGTCTGAAGCAGATGTTAGAAATTATGAACGCTATTTTGGAGTATACGATGATATCGATTTATACCGATCGATGAATGGTACAGATTGGCAGGACGAATTATTTGGAGACGCTAAAGTTACCCAATTTCATAATTTAACGGTAAGTGGAGGAACTCAACAAACAAAGGTACGCCTAAGCGTTAGTAATAATAATGATGAAGGATTACTTTTAGGATCAGGCTACGAAAGAACAGCGATCAACTTTAAATTGAACCAGCAATTGGTTGAAGATAAACTAGATTTGGATGTGTCAGCTCGTATTACCGATACTGAAATTGACGGAGCAGGAACGTCAAGAAATGCACAGATTGGAATTAAGGAAGCAGTTCAAACTAGGCCGGTAAATGGATTAGCAGATGAATTAGATATAGATCTAAATCAATTAGGATCTGATAATGATTTTCAGCAGTTTTTATTGAGTCTAATAAGTCCGGTTGAATTATCTAAACAAGATTGGAGAAAGAGAACCGAGAACGACTATGTTTTGAATGCTGCAGTAAACTGGAATATTTTAGATAATCTTAGTTTTAAAACAACTTATACAAGATCTAAAGATTACAGAGAAGAATTACGGTTTTACGGTCCGTTAACAGGAGAGTCTTTCAATAATGGAGGAAGCTTACCTTTAGGGTATAAGGATAACAGAGAGAGCTATTCTTATCGATGGCTAAATACATTGAATTTTAAATATAAAGAATTAGAAAATCATAGTTTTGATTTGCTTTTAGGTCACGAGGTTTATTCTAATGGAGGAGATCAATCTTTCATCAGAGCAGAAGATTTTAGACTATCCATAACCCCTGAAGAACTTTTTGCGAACATGGCTTTTGGTAGAGTAGATAACCAATATACCAGAGAATTTACAGAGAGTAACAGGCTATCCTTCTTTGGTAGGTTAGATTATCAATTTATGGGAAAATATTTAGCAACGGTAACTGTAAGAGCAGATGAATCCAGTAAATTTTCAAAAGAAAATCGTCTTGGTATCTTCCCTGCCGTAGCATTGGCCTGGAAGATAGATCAGGAAGATTGGTTAAAGGATTCAGATGCGATTAATTCGTTAAAATTGAGAGTTAGTTACGGGCAAACCGGTAATGACAGAATTGATAATACAGCTACTCAATTCTTATTTAGCGCGACAACCAACCGGGGTCCTGGTTTTGGAAATACAGACAATGTATATTACACTCCAAGTAGTGATGTTTTGTACAATCCGGATCTGGTTTGGGAAACTACAATAAATAGAAACTTAGGTTTGGATTTTGGACTTTTTAGAAACAGATTAAATGGTAGTTTAGATGTATATTATAATACTACAAAAGACTTGCTACTTAGGTCTGCTATTCCTAATAATACAGGCTTTGCAGAGCAATGGAACAATATAGGAAGTACATCTAATCGCGGGGTAGAACTAGGCTTTAACGCATATATTGTAGAGAATGAAGATTTCAATTTCTCTACAACTTTTAACTTTGGGTTGAATAGGGCAAAGATCGAAGAATTAGATGGTACTGATGAACGATTTTTTAGATCGAACTGGGCAAGTACAGATCTAAATAATATCAACGATTATTATTTAAAGTTAGGAGGGACTATTGGTGATATTTACGGTTACGTAACCGATGGATACTATATGGTAGACGATTTTGAAAGCTATGATGAAGTTGCCGAGGAATATATATTGAAAGAGGGTGTACCGGCATCTGGTGCTGTGGTAGGAAATTCAGATATCCGCCCTGGGTTTCTTAAACTGAAAGACATAAATGGCGATGGAGTTATAAATGCTGATGACCGCCAGGTAATAGGAAATACCTTACCTAAGTTTCAAGGTGGTTTAGGATTTAATGCGAGTTGGAAAGGCTTTGATGCTTCGATCTTTTTTAACTTTCAGTATGGTAATGATGTTTACAACACAGGGAAAATTCAATTTAATCAATTTCGTCGCGTAACCTATGGTAACTTATTACAAACCATGAGTACAGATAATCGTTACACTTACATAGATGCCAGTGGAGATATAACTGGAACACCCGGAGGAATTGTTACAGACTTAGATCAATTAGCAGAATTGAATCAAGATAAAAATATGTGGTCTCATGCGAGCCATGGTATTGCAGGTGCCGTAGTTCATTCCTGGGCAATCGAGGATGGATCTTTTGTAAGATTAAATAACTTAACTCTTGGTTACAGCCTGCCAAAAGATTTAATCTCTAAAGTGGGAATGAATCAATTTAGAATATATGCGAGTGGAAGAAACCTGCATATATGGACCAATTATTCAGGATATGATCCTGAGGTAAGTACATCTGGAAGTAATTTAACTCCAGGTGTAGACTATTCTTCTTTTCCAAGAAGTAGGTCGTATACATTGGGACTTAATTTAACTTTCTAA
- a CDS encoding fibronectin type III-like domain-contianing protein: MAEGYDESIKNLPINCQISKIIIWRGGTYKYYRGDPFYIFGNGLSYTSFKYSDLQITIIDIDKELNFSVKVTITGYYNEDENVQLYVQDEKASTPVPILRLAAFDRIYHKNGETKEINLSINPRQLAMINKNDKLVIEPGWFGANVRGKLPEITKTQINFLKIFRIKEEDISVNY; encoded by the coding sequence CTGGCAGAAGGCTACGATGAATCTATTAAAAATCTACCGATCAATTGCCAGATTTCGAAGATTATAATATGGAGAGGGGGGACTTACAAGTATTATAGAGGAGATCCTTTTTATATTTTTGGAAATGGTTTAAGCTATACCAGCTTTAAATATTCAGATCTTCAAATAACCATTATCGATATAGATAAAGAACTGAATTTCTCTGTAAAGGTTACAATTACTGGATATTATAATGAAGATGAAAATGTTCAGCTATATGTTCAGGATGAAAAAGCGAGTACGCCAGTACCTATTCTTCGATTAGCAGCTTTTGATCGTATTTATCATAAAAATGGAGAAACCAAAGAAATTAATTTGAGCATAAATCCAAGGCAACTAGCCATGATCAATAAGAATGATAAATTGGTGATAGAACCAGGTTGGTTTGGTGCAAATGTCAGAGGAAAATTGCCTGAAATCACAAAAACTCAGATAAATTTTTTAAAGATATTTCGAATTAAAGAAGAAGATATTTCTGTTAATTATTAA
- a CDS encoding PA14 domain-containing protein produces MKVPESGPYYFSDWGKPYFDFKIGDTTGGGKHKHHPSLNPKEIKLEAGKKYPITVKYSNLYGNSEASMKWSRPNSSSKAKAIKIAGQSDIVVLALGLNERFKVRK; encoded by the coding sequence ATAAAAGTTCCTGAAAGTGGACCCTATTACTTTAGCGATTGGGGAAAACCTTATTTTGATTTTAAAATCGGCGACACGACTGGAGGCGGGAAACATAAACATCATCCGTCCTTGAATCCAAAAGAAATAAAACTTGAAGCTGGAAAAAAGTATCCTATCACAGTAAAATATAGCAATTTATACGGAAATTCTGAAGCAAGTATGAAATGGAGCAGGCCAAACAGCAGTTCTAAAGCCAAGGCCATTAAAATAGCAGGGCAGTCTGATATCGTTGTTTTGGCTTTAGGTTTAAATGAAAGATTTAAGGTGAGGAAATGA
- a CDS encoding glycerophosphodiester phosphodiesterase family protein yields MKYQALFIFLLISRFCGAQSNSSFQYTSENLFDPSADVILVAAHRGMHINFPENSLKSIEDAILHNIDIVEVDVRLTKDGIPILIHDKKVDRTTTGSGKVKDLTYQEICEFSLLDSAGMPTEFQVPSLAEALDFGKNQVVFDIDLKVKSRHIKKVAQVIEECEAVNSVFFYDSRYAVMRKIAKYLPSAMRMTKVNPNRRAIKRAMVSVNPDIVHLGNSESQRESSFIEKMQGKYRKPVFANALGKLDKALEVSPDTLNYFINKRINIIQTDKPDVVLEYLIANGRHIKI; encoded by the coding sequence ATGAAATACCAAGCTTTATTTATATTCCTGCTAATTTCTAGGTTTTGTGGAGCGCAATCAAACTCTTCATTTCAGTACACTAGCGAAAATCTTTTTGATCCTTCTGCCGATGTAATTCTAGTAGCTGCCCACAGAGGGATGCATATTAACTTTCCTGAGAATTCATTAAAGTCTATCGAGGATGCCATTCTTCATAATATTGATATTGTTGAAGTTGATGTTCGTTTAACCAAAGATGGAATTCCGATTCTAATTCATGATAAGAAAGTTGATCGCACCACTACAGGTTCTGGTAAGGTGAAAGATTTAACTTATCAGGAAATTTGCGAATTTTCTCTTTTGGATAGTGCTGGAATGCCTACTGAGTTTCAAGTTCCGTCACTTGCAGAAGCATTAGATTTTGGTAAGAATCAGGTCGTATTCGATATCGATCTTAAAGTGAAGTCTAGACATATTAAAAAAGTGGCTCAGGTTATAGAAGAATGCGAAGCTGTTAATTCCGTATTTTTCTACGATAGCAGATATGCTGTGATGCGAAAAATAGCGAAGTATCTTCCTTCAGCAATGCGTATGACAAAAGTGAATCCCAATCGACGAGCTATAAAAAGAGCAATGGTAAGTGTTAATCCAGATATTGTTCATCTGGGTAATTCAGAAAGCCAAAGGGAATCCTCGTTTATAGAAAAAATGCAGGGGAAATATCGGAAACCTGTTTTTGCAAACGCTCTAGGCAAATTGGATAAGGCGTTGGAAGTTAGTCCAGATACCCTCAATTACTTCATAAATAAAAGAATCAATATTATTCAAACCGATAAACCCGATGTTGTATTGGAATACCTCATTGCAAATGGAAGACATATAAAAATTTAA